The genomic window CAAGAAGGCATCGGACAGGCCGGACTCCCAGCGAGTCACCTTCCGCGTTCCCCCCTGGGCCTCGTACGAGGTCTCCGGCGTCTTGTTCTGCTCCGGTGCGATCAGCCGCGCCGACGTGGCCTTCGCGGGCAGCTTGATCCGCGTGTTCTCCGTCGCCTTGGGGGTGCGGTCCTTCACGACCCGATGGAAGCGGGCGTCGGCGACCGGACGCAGGCGGAAGACGAAGACCTTGCGATCCCGCCCGTCCTGACCGACGTTCCAGCGTTCCAGGTAGGGCTCGTCCAAGTCGAGGGTGAACTCACCGATGTAGCGCTGGATCACCGGCCCCGAGGAGCCCTTGCGGCCCTCGCCGACGAACACGTGCAACGCACGGGGCTTCTTCGGGTTCGCATGCTCCAGGATCGCCTTGTTCCCATCAACCAACTCCTGGTCGCCACTGGGCCCCTCGCCCGTGTAGTGGTACACCTCATCGTCCTCGGCCCAGCCATCGAAGTCATAGCCGTGCTCCGCGGCGGACCCGTGATCCGAGTACAGGAAGACGTTCGGCGTGGTCCCCGAAGAAGAGATCCCGCGCTGCGTCCGACCACCGTAAGCAGCCCGGACCGCGTCGCGCGTGGTCAGCATGCCCGGGACCAGGTTCAAAGCATCAAGCGCCATCCGGCGAATCTACGTGACTCCATCAACGCACCGCTCAGCATTTCTTCGCCGGCCCGCCGGTCACCACGAGCGGCGCGAACGAGCTGGACCTGACCCCCTCCACGACCGCGGAAGTCCTCGTGCCGTGGATGACAAAGGGCCTGGTCAGATTCCTGACCAGGCCCTTCCTGCACTGAGCCGCCTATGGGATTCGAACCCATGACCTACGCATTACGAGCCCGAGAGTGATCACGCTGGCTGCTGCCAGCATCGGTCACTTGGTGACGAACCAGCAGGTCAGAACGTTGCACCGTGATCCACGATCCCGCCCGAACCGCCACGTGCTACCCCGTCCGCTCACGCAGCGCTCACGCAGCGCGGGTCATGCTCGACTCCAGCACGGCGGCCAACTTGGGCCGTCGTGCTGCACCGACGCAGACCCGACCGCCGACAGCTCGGTCTCTCCTAGACGTAGTTGGGAACGCCCTCGTAGTACCTGTAGTGGTCAGCGTCATAGGCGTCACTGCCACGGTTGACCTCCCTGAAAGTGATCTCGAAGTCGTCAAACTGACCGTCGTCATAGGTCACCCCGCCAGTGCCAAGGTGCCGGAGCAGCCTGTTCTCATCGATCGGCGGTTCGATCTCCTCGCGCTGCCAGCCGCGGGCTCCGTACAAGTAGTCGAAGTACCAGACAAATCCGCCGTGCTTATCGTCGTAGAAGACGCCGCGGGGGCGAATCTCGTGCCCGACCGGCAGCTCGATCGAGGCGACCCTGTCCAGGCGGTCGGTGATGCTGCCGAGCTGGAACCCGAGTGCTCTCCCATGCCGGTTGGCGATGCGGATGTAGAAGCCCTGGGTGATGCCGATGAACCGGTTCGGCTCGTTGGTAGCGAAGATCTTCCACCCGCTGGCCTCGGCACTTACAGGGAAGAACCTTTGGGCCACCGCCCACCCACGGGGAGTGGTGAGCATGCGTTCCAGTTCTACGCCGTCCCAGACATGCGTGGGCACGCCTTTGTTCCGCTCGATTGACTCCAATCGGGAGACCAGGGAGCTTGAGGGCTGGGTGGAACAGACGAGGAGAAAGCCGTCAGCGTCATGCTGGGCGACGGCGTCCACGATGCCACCGACGCTCCCGACATCTTCGCCGTTCACCGAACGTCCGACACCGTCCTTGGCGTGGGCCATGTGCTTACAGGAGACGACCCAGTTCCGCGTCTTCGCCCCCAGGAGCGCGTCGCCTGACTCTTCCAGAAGGAGGTCGCGCCCGCCATCTGCTCCCCGGCCGGACCACTTAGCCCGGTACCCGAGGGCTAGGGCGACTTCGCGGACCAGTTGCTCCAGTTCTTCGCCGTCCTGTGCCAACTCGTGAAAGTCGAGCATGGTGCTCCCTACCAGTGAGGTGAAGTGTCTAGTACATGGTGCAAGCGCCCGGCGGACCGACTGGACGGCCACCTCCTACGGCCCCCGCGACGCCGTCAGGCCTGGATGATGAAGGCGGGTTGGTAGCCATCGTCGATCTTGATGTCCTCGTAGATCACGGTCTCGCACAGCCGGTTCCACCGGTTGCCGAGGAGGACGGCCAGCCCCATCGGGCAGGCGAGGAAGAGGTGCATGCGCCGGAACTGGCGGGTGGTGCTGCGGAGGTGATCGCGGATGCCGACGGCCAGGGCATTGGCGGCGGCACTGTCGGGGACGGAGCCGTCCTTCGCCGTGCTGCTCGGCGGGGTGAGGACGATGAGCTTGGCCACGGGCAGGTTCTGCTCGTGCAGGTAGCGCAGGACGTCGGCGGTGGGGTCCATGGCGATGGCGACGGCGACGGCGAGCTCGTTGCCCTGGCCGATCTCGTGCTCTGCGGCTCCGGGAACCAGGGCGGCACCGAACGGGTCGTTGGTGGACCACAGCTGGCCGCGCTGCACGGCGGCGAGGTCGGTGCCGGTGACCATGCGGAAGGTGGTGCCCACCAGGAACGCCGGCGCGAGCCGGATGCTGCCCGTGACGGACACGGCCACGGTTCCGGCGGGCAGCCGGCCGGGCGCGGCCTCGATGTCGCCCTGCAGCTGGGTCCAGGTGTGGGGCGCCAGGGGGTGGCGCTTGGTGTAGTCGGAGTCGCCATCGAAGCGGTCAACCCAGTCGATGGCGTGGTCGGCGTCCGGAGCCATCGGGTCCGGCTTGAGGGTGGCGATCGACAGGACCGCCCGGGCGAGGCCCGCCTTCAGGTCCAGCTCGGCGACGGCGCTCTCGACCATCGCCAGCGTGAGCTCACGCCGGCCTTCACGGACCATCTTGGCGACCCAGCCGGCCCCTTCCTCCAGTGCCCGCTGGTCGCTGCGCAGACCGGCAAGGGCCATCAGCAGCTGCAGGTGCTCCTGGTACCAGGCCATGTCCAGAGACAGATCGAAGCGCAGCACCGACAGCAGGTCGAGGAGCTCGGCTTCGGTCAGGCCGGCTTCCTGCGCCCACCAGGCTCGGGCCTTGCCGCGGTTCGACCTGGATCCGTCTGTGCCGGCCTTGGGCATCACGAGGCCGGTACGAGCGTCGCGGCCAGCTACCAGGATGTCGGCTGGGTCGGCGGCCCGGTTGGTGACCAGGCGCAGGTCGGCGCTGGCTCCGTCGGCGGTCAGCTTCTTCCACGTCCTGGCAATCTTCTTGAGGATCGACGGGCCGTCGCTGGTGCTGGGCTTGGTCAGGTACTCCCCGTTGACCGGCGTGGTGCTGTCGACCGTGTACTTGACCTGCTTGTAGGTGTTCGGGGGCACGTCGCGCAGCAGGACGACGTCGTCAAGGTTGCCCACGTTATCGAGTTCGACGCCGACCGTGCGGACGGGGTTGCGCGAGCGGGTGGCGTTCTCGCGCAGGAGGGTGAGGCAGGCCTCCCAGGCGACGAGCCACTGGTAGTAGTCGCCGGTGGTGCGGACGCTGGTGGGGCCGGGGGCAGGGAGGTGGGCCATCAGCGCTCCTCGGTGAAGACGGGTGTGGGCTCCAGTTCCTCAGCGAGGGCGAGGAGGTCCTCGTCGGTGACGGGCCGGTCAGGGAAGGCGCGGAAGATGGCGGTCGGGACCAGGCGCTGGGTGAGGTCGGAGAAGGTGTAGCCGGGCCGGTCCTTGGTGGGGCCGGTGAGGTCGGCGACCTTGCGGATGGTCTCCGGCCGAATGTCGAGCCCGTCGAGCGCCTGGGCGAGCACTGCGTGCCTCTGCTCCCCGCCGGGGCGAGTGAAGGTGAAGGTGGCCGCAGCCCGGCGCATGACGGCGGGGTCGATGGCGCCGACCCGGTTGGTGCACAGCACGACAACAACCGGGAGACCGGCGCCGGCAAGGCCGTCGATGCCGGCCAGGAACGCGTCGACGCCGGCCCGGTCCTCGTGGTGCATCTGTTGGGCCTCGCGGGATTGCACCAAGGCGTCGGCCTCGTCGACGACGAGGATCTGCACGGCGCGCGCCCCCTCGGGGCCCGAGACGCGCTTGCCCGCCGTGCGCATGTGGCTGAAGGCGTCGCCGATGAGCGAGGTCATCTCGCCGACCAGGCCGCTGCCGCGGGTGGCGAGCTTGAGCCGGTAGAGGTAGACCGGCAGGTCGAGCCAGTCGGCGAGGTCGCAGCCGAAGGACTCGGCGAGCGCGGACTTGCCGGAGCCGACATCGCCGGCGAAGACGAACAGCGGCGCCCGGTCCGCGAACAGGGTCAGCGCGGCGACGTCGCCGCCGTGGTGCTCGGCGGCCCAGGACCTCAGCCGACGCGGGTCGGCCAGGAGCGCGGCCTCCTTGCGCAGGCGCAGCTTCATGTCATCCAGGCCAACCAGGCGGTCGTAGCGGGCACGGCGGGTGGGCTCGGGCAGTTCGACGACGGGGTGGAACAGGTCGTCCTGGCTGGTCACGTTCTTGTTCCTCCTGCTGGTGGCGCTGAGCTAGCGGGCGACGTAGATGTCGCGGGCGACGCCGGTTCCGTTGCGGGCGTAGCCGTGCCCGGCGGTGGTGGTGCCCGCGAGGGCGCTCGGGGCGGTGCCGGTCGTCCGGGAGAACGGCAGGTTGAGCCCTGTCTTCTCACTGCTGGTCAGGAGTGAGAAGACAGGGCTGTAGGTCAGGAAGCTGTAGAAGGCGTAGCCGGTGAGGTCGACCGGGTCCGGAAAACTGCCCGGTCGGGAGTCGATGAGCTGGCCGCCCACCGTGGCCTTGTATCGGAGGCGCATCTTCCAGGTGTTGTTGGCCGTGTCGCGGAAGCCGTAGTCGACAGTGTCGAGGAGTCCGCGGTTTAGGAGGATCGCGACCTCCTCGGCGTAGTCCTCGATGCTGTCGAGGCCGGGCTTGCCGTAGAGGTTGTACAGCTGGCGCAGGTCGGCACCGACTCGCCCTCCGACATAGCGGGCATCGGTGATCGTGAACGTGCCGGACGCGGTTCTGGTGTATGAGCCGGTCATGGTCACGCTCCCGGGAAGGCGGGGCCGAACAGCTCGCGCCATGCGTCGAGCGCCTCGTCGTTCGAGGAGGCGTAGGCGGCCATCGTGACGGTGTCGAGGGTGGTCTTAGCGTGGTTCACCAGGCGCTGGCGGTCGAGCTCGCTGTAGCCACGTGCGACGTTGTTCTCGGGGTTAACTGGGTCCCAGACCTGGATAGGCTCCGTCGTCGCCTCCACCTCGTCGGCCTCGTAGTAGTCGGTGAAGACGATCGACGTCCGCAGGCCGGTGCGGACGATGTAGGAGAGCACCTGCTCGATCGCCGCCGGGTAGTCGTCGACCTCGAGCGGCTTGCCGTTCCAGCCGTTGTCCCACAGGTGCGCGACCAGGAGTTCGATCAGGAACGACTTGCAGCGCAGCTGCGTGTCGGCCCCCTTGCTCTCGCGGATCCACGCCTTCAGCAGCCGGATCAGCTCCCGGTAACCGTCACCGGCCTGCTCCTTGCGCTTCTCGATGAAGCGCAGGTGCAGCGTGACCGAGGTGAGCACCTTGCGGCCGTCGCTGGTGACCAGGTAGCCCCGATCGTCCGGCTCGCCGGTGTACAGCACCGGCACCACGTCGATCTTCAGTCCGCTGCTGTGCATTGTGATGCCGACCGCGTGGTCCGACGGCTTGAAGTCGTCCTCGTTCTTCGTCTTGCCGTAGACCTCGATGCAGCGATCCCGCAGCCACGTCAGCATGGTCGAGACGTCGATGTCGGTGTTGGCGACGCGCAGGTAGGCGGCGACGTCGGCGTCGGACCCCTCGCTCTTCCGGCGGCGGATCGCCGTGTGCTTGGCCGTGCTGCCGGACGCCCGGAGCTTCACCAGGTCGAAGTCCGGATGGTCCTTGATGTAGCCCTCCAAGCGCTCCCGGAGGTGGTTGACCTGCCGGCGGCGCTCCTTCGCCTCCTCCTTCGGCACGTTCACCTTGCTCTGCGCGAAGGCCTTAAGGACCCCGTGATCGACGTACCGCTCGCCTGCCATACTCATCCACCCTTCACCACCCGGGCGGCCCAAACGGGTCGTAGAACAGGCATACCACCCGCCACCGACAAACCCGGCCCAAGTTGACAGCGGCACCAAGGCGCTGGATCAGCCGGCCAGCAAGCGGCAGCCCGTCCAGGGGAGAGCCAAAGTGGTAGCTGGAACGGCGGAGACCCGGGCCGCTGAGCGTCCGGGCCTCCGCCGTTCGTCAGTCGACGAGGTAGTGGGCTTCGATATAGGCAACGGTGGAGTCATACGGCTCCCCCACCGGCTTCAGCATGTAGCGGCGGAAGACCATCGCGGTGGCGCGTCGGGCGCCTCGGTTGCGAGCGTCCGCGTTGTCCCACGCCCGGGTGAGAGTGCGGGTGACCACCTGGTCGATCTCCTCGGCCAGGTTCCTCTCGGTTACCGTGAGGCCGGTCGGTGCGTGGTCGTGAATGATCCGCGAAAGGACGCCAACGTGGTCGTCGTCCAGCACGACGACGGCGGTGTCGGGGTGCTTCTCGGCGTCCACGACGGCGCGGGCGATCCGAAGTGCTTCGGCAAGGAAGTCCAGGGCGTCCTGGGCGCCCTGGATCATCCGGTCTCGTAGCTGCCTTATCCGCTCAGCGAGGGCGGTGTACTTCGCGGAGCCCGGTTCGACGCCCTTGTCGAGGGCAGCCTTGATGTGGTCCAGGATCTCCGCCGCGGACGGCGGCCTCTTGCCCTCGTCGTCGCCCTTGTCGGGCTTGGGGTGAACAAGGGCAAGCAGTTCCTTGAGGATGGCGATGCCCTGGGCGTCCAGGACGAGGGCTTCCTCCTGGGAGGCGGCCACGGAGAAGGAGTGGACGTGGGCGTTGATGATCTCAAGGACCATCGGCCCCAACTCGCCCAGACGTTCCTTCCTCTCCTCGTCGGAGGACTTCTTGAACAGGGTCGTGTAGGCGGACCCGAAGAGCGCGAAGCCGTGCCGATACTTGGTGATCCGAGTGTCCGTGCTGATGAGCGGGTACAGGCGGGCCAGGAGCCGGTAGTTCTTGGTGAATGCCTCGGCCTCGTCAGGGTTGGAGTCGAGGAAGACGTTTATGGCCCGCACGGCCTCGTATCCGTGGACCGTTAGGTCCAGGCCTTCCACGTTAATGAGACGGTCTTCGATTCGGTCGTACGTCTTGCGGAACTCAGCGACCAGCTCCGACAGGTCTGTGACGAACCCGCCACCCCTGCCGGCCCCCTTCGTGGTGGGGTCGACGACGGCCCGCTGGACCTCTTCGGCGAGACCGATGTAGTCCACGATCACGCCGGAGGTCTTCACAAACCCGGTCGGGGACACCCAGGTTCGGTTCGGGCGGGTGATCGTCTGGAACAGGTTGTGAGCCTTCAACGGCTTGTCGAGGTAGAGGACGCCCTCATTGGGAGCGTCGAAGCCCGTCATCAGCTTCGCGGTCACCACCAAGAAGCAAAGTGGGTCGTCCGGGGTGAGGAACCGCCGCTTCTGCTCCTCCTCATCAGCCTCGGAGAGCTGGAACGGCCGCATCGCAGCGAGTTCGCCCTTGGCGTCCGAGACGGAGATGTTCACCTCGGCGGTGATCCGGTTGTGCTTCCCCACTTCGGCGAGCACCTGCGACGTCTCGAAGCCGGCCAGCAGCTCGTTGATCTTCTCCGTGTAGGCCACGGCCAGCTCGCGGTTGTAGGCGACGACCTGGGCTTTGAGGCCGTTGCGGTAGGCACTTGTCAGGTAGTGGTCCACGATGTGCTGGCAGACCGTGTGGACGCGGTCGGGGTTGGCGAAGACTGAGGTGAGGCGCCCGAACTTGCGAGAGAGCGTTTCACGGTCGGGGTCGTCGAGCTCGAACTCGTCGGCGAACTCGTCGAATTCGGCTTGCAACGCCTGGTCGTCCATCTCAAAGAGGACAGGGTGGGGCTCCAGCATGACTGGGACGGTCGCCTCGTCCGCCAGGGACCGGGACACCGAGTACCGGTGCAGCACCCTGTCCTGGTCGCTCTCCTCTCCGAAGAGGGCGAAGGTGTCGGTGGCGAGGTTCCTGATGGGCGTGCCGGTCATGCCGAAGAACTTCGCGTTCGGCAGCGCTGCGCGCATCTGCCCGGCCAGAGACTTGTCCTTGTCGGACTGGGTGCGGTGTGCCTCGTCGACCAGCACGATGATGTTGCCGCGGGTCGACAGATTCGCGCCAGCATCAGCGAACTTGTGGACAGTGGTGGAGATGACACCGCGCACGTCGTCCGCCAGCAGGGAACGCAACGCCTGGCTGGTGGCGGGCTTGTGGAAGTAGGCGCTCCCCATAGCGGATGTGAACACGCCGGAGGTCTGCCGAACCAGCTGTGTCCGGTCCGAGAGCAGGATGATCGTGGGTGACTCAGTGCGGGTGTCGGCCAGTAGCAGCGATGCGGCGAACACCATCAGCAGCGTCTTTCCAGACCCCTGGTGGTGCCAGATCAGGCCCTTCGACCCGCCCTCCAGGACCCGCTCATGGATCAGGTGTGCGGCCTCCATCTGCGGGTACCGGGGCAGGTACTTGATGTCCGCCCCGCCTCCGGCAGTGTCGAAGAGGACGAAGTTGGCGAGCATATCCAGGATCGTGGCCGGGTTGAGCAGCAGCTC from Kitasatospora sp. NBC_01250 includes these protein-coding regions:
- a CDS encoding CBASS oligonucleotide cyclase encodes the protein MSMAGERYVDHGVLKAFAQSKVNVPKEEAKERRRQVNHLRERLEGYIKDHPDFDLVKLRASGSTAKHTAIRRRKSEGSDADVAAYLRVANTDIDVSTMLTWLRDRCIEVYGKTKNEDDFKPSDHAVGITMHSSGLKIDVVPVLYTGEPDDRGYLVTSDGRKVLTSVTLHLRFIEKRKEQAGDGYRELIRLLKAWIRESKGADTQLRCKSFLIELLVAHLWDNGWNGKPLEVDDYPAAIEQVLSYIVRTGLRTSIVFTDYYEADEVEATTEPIQVWDPVNPENNVARGYSELDRQRLVNHAKTTLDTVTMAAYASSNDEALDAWRELFGPAFPGA
- a CDS encoding restriction endonuclease; the encoded protein is MLDFHELAQDGEELEQLVREVALALGYRAKWSGRGADGGRDLLLEESGDALLGAKTRNWVVSCKHMAHAKDGVGRSVNGEDVGSVGGIVDAVAQHDADGFLLVCSTQPSSSLVSRLESIERNKGVPTHVWDGVELERMLTTPRGWAVAQRFFPVSAEASGWKIFATNEPNRFIGITQGFYIRIANRHGRALGFQLGSITDRLDRVASIELPVGHEIRPRGVFYDDKHGGFVWYFDYLYGARGWQREEIEPPIDENRLLRHLGTGGVTYDDGQFDDFEITFREVNRGSDAYDADHYRYYEGVPNYV
- a CDS encoding type I restriction endonuclease subunit R is translated as MAKGIREREFQNLMIQWSLPMGWGFTAGRSLPRETTQTVVAGQLRDAIVRLNPGVIDGFDVDAVVEEIVATVNAVEGGLVRANEQVLRLLRGRKEFRDANGVWHALKVIDFEHPRANTLVVSDEVTITVPGKTSRRFDLVYWVNGLPLVVVEVKSPTAKCGWVDAAHEINDVYAAEYPWFFTPNVFVVASDGLKMRFGAAGAPTNLWQPFRSTDDDENLSGQVDVKRSVELLLNPATILDMLANFVLFDTAGGGADIKYLPRYPQMEAAHLIHERVLEGGSKGLIWHHQGSGKTLLMVFAASLLLADTRTESPTIILLSDRTQLVRQTSGVFTSAMGSAYFHKPATSQALRSLLADDVRGVISTTVHKFADAGANLSTRGNIIVLVDEAHRTQSDKDKSLAGQMRAALPNAKFFGMTGTPIRNLATDTFALFGEESDQDRVLHRYSVSRSLADEATVPVMLEPHPVLFEMDDQALQAEFDEFADEFELDDPDRETLSRKFGRLTSVFANPDRVHTVCQHIVDHYLTSAYRNGLKAQVVAYNRELAVAYTEKINELLAGFETSQVLAEVGKHNRITAEVNISVSDAKGELAAMRPFQLSEADEEEQKRRFLTPDDPLCFLVVTAKLMTGFDAPNEGVLYLDKPLKAHNLFQTITRPNRTWVSPTGFVKTSGVIVDYIGLAEEVQRAVVDPTTKGAGRGGGFVTDLSELVAEFRKTYDRIEDRLINVEGLDLTVHGYEAVRAINVFLDSNPDEAEAFTKNYRLLARLYPLISTDTRITKYRHGFALFGSAYTTLFKKSSDEERKERLGELGPMVLEIINAHVHSFSVAASQEEALVLDAQGIAILKELLALVHPKPDKGDDEGKRPPSAAEILDHIKAALDKGVEPGSAKYTALAERIRQLRDRMIQGAQDALDFLAEALRIARAVVDAEKHPDTAVVVLDDDHVGVLSRIIHDHAPTGLTVTERNLAEEIDQVVTRTLTRAWDNADARNRGARRATAMVFRRYMLKPVGEPYDSTVAYIEAHYLVD
- a CDS encoding AAA family ATPase, yielding MTSQDDLFHPVVELPEPTRRARYDRLVGLDDMKLRLRKEAALLADPRRLRSWAAEHHGGDVAALTLFADRAPLFVFAGDVGSGKSALAESFGCDLADWLDLPVYLYRLKLATRGSGLVGEMTSLIGDAFSHMRTAGKRVSGPEGARAVQILVVDEADALVQSREAQQMHHEDRAGVDAFLAGIDGLAGAGLPVVVVLCTNRVGAIDPAVMRRAAATFTFTRPGGEQRHAVLAQALDGLDIRPETIRKVADLTGPTKDRPGYTFSDLTQRLVPTAIFRAFPDRPVTDEDLLALAEELEPTPVFTEER
- a CDS encoding SAVED domain-containing protein; this encodes MAHLPAPGPTSVRTTGDYYQWLVAWEACLTLLRENATRSRNPVRTVGVELDNVGNLDDVVLLRDVPPNTYKQVKYTVDSTTPVNGEYLTKPSTSDGPSILKKIARTWKKLTADGASADLRLVTNRAADPADILVAGRDARTGLVMPKAGTDGSRSNRGKARAWWAQEAGLTEAELLDLLSVLRFDLSLDMAWYQEHLQLLMALAGLRSDQRALEEGAGWVAKMVREGRRELTLAMVESAVAELDLKAGLARAVLSIATLKPDPMAPDADHAIDWVDRFDGDSDYTKRHPLAPHTWTQLQGDIEAAPGRLPAGTVAVSVTGSIRLAPAFLVGTTFRMVTGTDLAAVQRGQLWSTNDPFGAALVPGAAEHEIGQGNELAVAVAIAMDPTADVLRYLHEQNLPVAKLIVLTPPSSTAKDGSVPDSAAANALAVGIRDHLRSTTRQFRRMHLFLACPMGLAVLLGNRWNRLCETVIYEDIKIDDGYQPAFIIQA
- a CDS encoding HORMA-1 domain-containing protein yields the protein MTGSYTRTASGTFTITDARYVGGRVGADLRQLYNLYGKPGLDSIEDYAEEVAILLNRGLLDTVDYGFRDTANNTWKMRLRYKATVGGQLIDSRPGSFPDPVDLTGYAFYSFLTYSPVFSLLTSSEKTGLNLPFSRTTGTAPSALAGTTTAGHGYARNGTGVARDIYVAR